The proteins below come from a single Nitrospirota bacterium genomic window:
- a CDS encoding ABC transporter substrate-binding protein, producing the protein MLLFILSCSPQNRLSGYLYYRLNTNPITLDPALIVDITGGSLSAKLFNGLVRMNKNLDLIPDIASKWKISENGLVYGFELKKGVMFSNGREATAGDFKYSFERVLNPTTRSPNTWVFDKIKGAREFMNGKAKEVSGIKAVNDYMLEITLDKPFSPFLNLLAMTAAYVVPEEEAEKWGVDFSSHPVGTGPFTLKHWLPSRELLLEARTDYFDSLPKIKGIAYKIIPEDLTTITEFELGNLDVITIPASAFSRFKKDKKLSDFISSINGINTYYLGLNCSKKPFDNPLLRKAMNYAVDREKMLRTVYEGRGRIASGPVPDILRKWKAPASYEYNPSKARELIKTAGYPDGLEVNFYITADNEVVDTAEVIQSYLKEVGIKANIKQLEWSAYKDAINKGEPDMFWLGWFADYPDPENFLFPLFHSANLGPAGNRARYKNPVVDSLIEKGQHAQTTKERNKYYEKAEKLIVNDAPWVFFWHKTDYTLRQPWVKNYQIYLIYSIDKGTEISF; encoded by the coding sequence TTGCTGCTTTTTATTCTATCATGCTCGCCGCAGAACCGCCTTTCCGGCTATCTCTATTACAGGCTTAATACAAATCCGATAACATTGGACCCTGCGCTTATTGTGGATATCACAGGCGGCTCCCTATCGGCAAAACTCTTCAATGGCCTTGTAAGGATGAACAAGAATCTTGACCTCATCCCTGACATAGCATCAAAGTGGAAGATATCAGAAAACGGGCTTGTATACGGATTCGAACTTAAAAAAGGCGTGATGTTCTCCAACGGCAGAGAAGCAACAGCCGGAGACTTCAAATATTCATTTGAAAGGGTTCTTAATCCAACAACAAGGTCCCCCAACACATGGGTCTTTGACAAGATAAAAGGCGCAAGAGAGTTTATGAATGGTAAAGCGAAAGAGGTTTCAGGCATAAAAGCAGTAAACGATTACATGCTTGAGATAACCCTTGATAAACCTTTTTCTCCATTTCTGAACCTCCTTGCAATGACCGCTGCGTATGTAGTCCCTGAGGAAGAAGCGGAAAAATGGGGAGTGGATTTTTCATCTCATCCTGTTGGCACAGGGCCGTTTACCCTCAAACACTGGCTTCCAAGCAGGGAACTTCTGCTTGAGGCAAGAACCGATTATTTTGACAGCCTTCCAAAAATCAAAGGTATCGCCTATAAGATAATCCCCGAGGACCTGACAACAATAACGGAATTTGAACTTGGAAATCTTGACGTGATAACCATTCCTGCGTCAGCATTCTCAAGGTTTAAAAAAGATAAAAAACTGTCAGATTTCATATCATCAATAAATGGGATAAACACATATTACCTCGGGCTTAACTGTTCAAAAAAGCCTTTTGATAATCCTCTTCTCAGAAAGGCAATGAACTATGCAGTTGACAGGGAAAAGATGTTAAGGACTGTTTACGAAGGTAGGGGAAGAATTGCATCAGGGCCTGTGCCTGACATATTGAGAAAATGGAAGGCGCCTGCATCTTACGAATATAATCCATCAAAAGCCAGAGAGTTAATAAAAACCGCAGGTTATCCGGATGGGCTTGAAGTCAATTTTTATATAACAGCAGACAACGAGGTTGTGGATACTGCCGAGGTAATACAGTCATATTTAAAAGAAGTTGGGATTAAGGCAAATATCAAACAGCTTGAATGGAGCGCATATAAGGATGCAATCAATAAAGGCGAGCCTGACATGTTCTGGCTTGGATGGTTTGCTGACTATCCCGACCCTGAAAATTTTCTCTTCCCTTTATTCCACTCGGCAAACCTTGGCCCGGCTGGGAACAGAGCAAGATATAAAAATCCTGTAGTAGATTCTCTTATTGAAAAAGGCCAGCACGCACAAACGACAAAAGAGAGAAACAAATACTACGAAAAGGCAGAGAAACTTATAGTCAACGATGCGCCGTGGGTATTCTTCTGGCACAAAACTGATTATACATTAAGACAACCGTGGGTGAAGAATTATCAGATATATCTTATCTACAGCATTGATAAGGGAACGGAGATAAGCTTTTGA
- a CDS encoding alcohol dehydrogenase catalytic domain-containing protein, with the protein MKVAMYYRNNDVRVEEMPVPKIGKGEMLVKVMASGICGSDVMEWYRIKKAPRVLGHEITGEIVEVGEGVKNYKKGDRVFVSHHVPCNTCRYCLSGYHTACETLHKTNYDPGGFAEYLRVPEINVKSGVYILPENMTYEEGTFIEPLACILRGQRVANLKAGQSVLVIGSGISGLLHINLAKDAGVERAEKIMATDVNEYRLNAALKFGANSVINAKENVPEHVRKLNDGRLADCVIVCTGAMPAIEQALQSVDKGGTILFFAVPEPGINVSVPINDFWRNEIKMVTSYGAAPSDLALAIEFISARRVNVKDMITHRLGMSEAQLGFKLVAEAKESIKVIIEPQR; encoded by the coding sequence ATGAAGGTGGCGATGTATTACAGGAATAATGATGTGCGGGTTGAGGAGATGCCTGTGCCTAAAATCGGAAAAGGCGAGATGCTGGTTAAGGTCATGGCGAGCGGGATATGCGGAAGCGATGTAATGGAATGGTACAGGATTAAAAAAGCTCCTCGTGTTCTTGGGCATGAAATCACAGGAGAGATTGTTGAAGTGGGCGAGGGGGTAAAAAATTATAAAAAAGGTGACAGGGTATTTGTGTCCCATCATGTTCCGTGCAACACCTGCCGCTATTGCCTGAGCGGCTATCATACAGCATGCGAGACCTTGCATAAAACAAATTATGACCCCGGAGGTTTTGCAGAGTATCTCAGAGTGCCTGAGATAAATGTTAAGAGCGGCGTTTATATCCTCCCAGAGAATATGACTTATGAAGAAGGAACATTCATAGAGCCCTTGGCGTGCATTCTGAGAGGACAGAGGGTCGCAAACCTGAAAGCCGGACAAAGCGTTCTTGTAATTGGCAGCGGGATTTCAGGGCTTCTTCATATAAATCTTGCAAAGGATGCGGGCGTGGAAAGGGCGGAAAAGATTATGGCAACTGATGTAAATGAATACCGCCTTAATGCGGCATTGAAGTTCGGCGCAAACAGCGTTATAAATGCTAAAGAGAATGTGCCTGAGCATGTGCGTAAACTGAATGACGGAAGACTGGCTGACTGTGTGATAGTGTGCACAGGCGCAATGCCTGCCATTGAGCAGGCTCTTCAGTCTGTTGATAAAGGTGGTACGATTCTATTTTTTGCAGTACCAGAACCCGGGATTAATGTCTCTGTTCCGATAAATGATTTCTGGCGTAATGAGATAAAGATGGTGACGTCCTACGGAGCAGCGCCTTCTGACCTTGCTTTGGCAATAGAGTTTATCAGCGCCCGGAGGGTAAATGTAAAGGATATGATTACGCACAGGCTGGGCATGTCCGAGGCGCAGCTTGGTTTCAAGCTTGTTGCTGAGGCAAAGGAGTCCATAAAGGTGATTATTGAGCCACAACGTTGA
- the lsrF gene encoding 3-hydroxy-5-phosphonooxypentane-2,4-dione thiolase, translating to MYDWGLKNRLSRIIKSDGKTVMLAVDHGYFLGPTTGLEDAEKTIKPLLPYADALMPTRGIARTSVNPQSETPIVIRVSGGNSILDEDLSNEGLTVSMEDAVRLNASAVALSIYVGSPNQKETLLNLTKLIDEGHRYGMPVLAVTAVGKNMVRDARYLALSCRIAAELGAHIVKTYYCEGFEKLVKTCPVPLVMAGGKKLPEYEALELTHNAIIKGAAGVDMGRNIFQSEAPVAMIQAVRAIVHDNATPKRAYEIYKALKAKAKKSPKKVKGVTASKAELSRH from the coding sequence ATGTATGACTGGGGATTGAAGAACCGTCTTTCAAGGATAATTAAATCTGACGGAAAAACCGTTATGCTTGCGGTTGACCACGGATACTTTCTCGGGCCTACGACAGGGCTTGAAGATGCAGAAAAAACAATCAAGCCGCTGCTTCCTTATGCTGATGCTCTAATGCCGACAAGAGGAATTGCCCGCACATCTGTTAATCCTCAATCAGAGACGCCGATAGTCATAAGAGTCTCAGGAGGAAACAGCATTCTTGATGAAGACCTGTCCAATGAAGGGTTGACCGTTTCCATGGAAGATGCGGTAAGATTAAATGCATCGGCAGTTGCTCTCTCAATATATGTCGGCTCTCCAAATCAGAAAGAGACGCTTCTGAATCTTACAAAACTGATTGATGAGGGTCATCGCTATGGGATGCCTGTGCTTGCTGTCACGGCAGTTGGAAAGAACATGGTGCGTGATGCAAGGTATCTTGCCTTGAGCTGCAGGATAGCCGCAGAGCTTGGAGCGCATATTGTAAAGACATATTACTGCGAGGGTTTTGAAAAGCTCGTTAAGACATGCCCTGTGCCGCTTGTTATGGCAGGAGGAAAAAAACTTCCCGAATATGAGGCTCTTGAGCTTACTCATAATGCGATAATAAAGGGCGCGGCAGGCGTTGATATGGGAAGGAATATCTTCCAGTCAGAAGCTCCTGTTGCGATGATTCAGGCTGTAAGGGCGATTGTCCATGATAACGCCACGCCCAAAAGGGCATACGAAATCTATAAGGCTCTGAAAGCAAAGGCAAAGAAATCACCGAAGAAGGTAAAGGGCGTTACCGCAAGCAAGGCAGAACTGAGCAGGCATTAA
- the nrdR gene encoding transcriptional repressor NrdR: MKCPFCGNLEDKVIDSRTSKEGDAIRRRRECLKCGKRFTSYERVEDVVPMVVKKDGRREPFDRPKILRGLEKACEKRPVSVELLEGVVDSIEKKLINLSVKEIQSTWVGEEVMSSLRELDKVAYVRFASVYRQFKDISELMNEVKTLFEQKGNK; this comes from the coding sequence GTGAAGTGTCCATTTTGCGGAAATTTAGAAGACAAGGTCATTGACTCGCGGACAAGCAAGGAAGGCGATGCGATACGCAGAAGGCGTGAATGCCTGAAGTGCGGAAAGCGTTTCACCTCTTATGAGCGTGTTGAAGATGTGGTCCCCATGGTTGTGAAAAAGGATGGAAGGCGTGAGCCGTTTGACAGGCCGAAGATACTGAGGGGGCTTGAAAAGGCATGCGAAAAAAGGCCTGTGAGTGTTGAATTGCTTGAAGGGGTAGTTGATTCCATAGAAAAGAAGCTCATAAACCTCAGTGTGAAGGAAATACAGAGCACATGGGTCGGAGAAGAGGTAATGTCTTCGTTGAGAGAGCTTGATAAGGTTGCGTATGTGAGGTTTGCGTCTGTTTACAGGCAGTTTAAGGATATAAGCGAGCTTATGAACGAAGTAAAGACATTGTTTGAGCAGAAAGGCAATAAATAG
- a CDS encoding serine hydroxymethyltransferase, whose protein sequence is MDFERLKLSDPDIYRAIQGEIEREKQKIVLIASENYASPAVLEAQGSVFTNKYAEGYPNKRYYGGCEYADIVENLAIERAKELFVAEHVNVQPHSGTQANMAVYFAFLKPGDAILGMNLSHGGHLSHGASVNFSGILYKSISYGVNKETGYIDYDEVRRLAVKNKPKMILVGASAYSRILDFKTFSEIAKEAGAYLTADIAHIAGLVAAGLHPSPVPYADFVTTTTHKTLRGPRGGMIMCRAEYAKAIDKMIFPGIQGGPLVHVIAAKAVAFKEALNDGFKEYQKKVIENAKKLAEELIKRGFRIISGGTDNHLMLVDLANKGVTGKKAEEALDEAGITVNKNSIPYDERPPAITSGMRLGTPCVTTRGMGEAEMTDIAEIIDEVLKNNSDEAKIGRLRQRAGDICKRFPIY, encoded by the coding sequence ATGGACTTTGAAAGGCTCAAACTCTCAGACCCGGATATTTACAGGGCGATTCAGGGAGAGATAGAAAGAGAAAAACAGAAGATTGTTCTTATCGCATCGGAAAACTATGCGAGTCCTGCTGTTCTTGAGGCGCAAGGCTCTGTATTTACCAATAAATATGCCGAGGGATATCCGAATAAGCGCTATTACGGCGGATGTGAATATGCAGACATTGTTGAAAATCTCGCAATAGAAAGGGCAAAGGAACTCTTCGTAGCCGAGCATGTAAATGTCCAGCCTCATTCAGGGACACAGGCCAACATGGCTGTGTATTTTGCGTTTCTTAAACCCGGAGATGCCATTCTCGGTATGAACCTCAGCCACGGAGGACACCTCTCGCATGGGGCCTCCGTAAACTTTTCAGGGATACTTTATAAAAGCATTTCTTACGGAGTTAATAAAGAGACTGGGTACATTGATTATGACGAGGTGCGCAGGCTTGCGGTAAAAAACAAACCGAAGATGATACTTGTCGGAGCCAGCGCTTATTCAAGGATTCTTGACTTTAAGACATTCTCGGAGATTGCAAAAGAGGCCGGCGCTTATCTGACAGCAGACATAGCGCATATAGCAGGGCTTGTAGCAGCAGGCCTTCATCCGTCTCCTGTGCCTTATGCAGATTTTGTTACAACAACGACACATAAGACACTCCGCGGGCCAAGGGGCGGGATGATAATGTGCAGGGCAGAATACGCAAAGGCTATAGACAAGATGATTTTCCCTGGAATTCAGGGAGGCCCTCTGGTTCATGTGATTGCTGCAAAGGCAGTCGCATTTAAGGAGGCTCTGAATGATGGGTTCAAAGAGTATCAGAAAAAGGTTATAGAAAATGCAAAAAAGCTTGCTGAGGAACTTATAAAAAGGGGATTCAGGATAATATCAGGCGGGACAGACAACCACCTCATGCTTGTTGACCTCGCAAATAAAGGGGTAACAGGAAAGAAAGCTGAAGAAGCATTGGACGAGGCAGGCATTACAGTTAATAAAAATTCAATTCCCTATGACGAACGGCCTCCTGCAATAACAAGCGGTATGAGGCTTGGCACGCCGTGTGTTACTACAAGGGGGATGGGTGAGGCGGAAATGACAGATATAGCAGAGATAATAGATGAAGTGTTGAAGAACAACTCTGATGAGGCAAAGATTGGAAGGCTCAGGCAGAGGGCAGGGGATATCTGCAAGAGATTTCCGATATATTAG
- the rpiB gene encoding ribose 5-phosphate isomerase B: MKVAIGSDHAGVELKNELISILSEMKIECLDLGTNGAQSVDYPDFGEKVSREVSEGKVDRGILICGTGIGMSIVANKIPNIRASLCNDLFTAKMSRMHNDANVLVIGGRIVGKDLAKEIVRVWFSTEFEGGRHANRLTKIKLIEERFIKHGL; the protein is encoded by the coding sequence ATGAAAGTTGCAATCGGCAGTGACCATGCGGGCGTAGAGCTAAAAAATGAGCTAATCTCCATCCTCAGCGAGATGAAGATAGAATGCCTTGATTTAGGCACAAACGGCGCTCAGTCCGTGGACTATCCTGATTTTGGAGAAAAGGTATCAAGGGAAGTCTCAGAAGGCAAGGTAGACAGGGGCATACTGATATGCGGCACAGGCATCGGCATGTCAATTGTTGCGAATAAGATTCCCAATATAAGGGCGTCTCTCTGCAATGACCTCTTCACCGCAAAGATGAGCAGGATGCACAATGATGCAAATGTGCTTGTGATAGGCGGAAGGATTGTAGGCAAAGACCTTGCGAAAGAGATTGTCAGGGTATGGTTCAGCACGGAATTTGAAGGCGGCAGGCATGCAAATCGTCTTACAAAGATAAAACTGATAGAGGAAAGATTTATAAAACATGGACTTTGA
- a CDS encoding extracellular solute-binding protein produces the protein MLFKLVLLFMAIFIQLLPSKISAETRIRCASTTSTQNSGLFDYILPIFEKKTGIKVDVVAVGTGAAIEIGRRGDADVVFVHAKEQELKAVEEGYFVNRHDVMYNDFVVIGPSNGPAKIRSMKSASEVFKKIAESSAFFVSRGDNSGTHTKELSLWKKTGIEPKGQGWYLEVGQGMEKTQRIANEKRAYTLTDRGTWLATKDKDKLEMLIVLEGDPVLFNQYGVMAVNAEKHKHVKYREAMEFINWIISKEGQNAIASFRDKHGDQLFFPNAK, from the coding sequence ATGTTATTCAAATTAGTTTTACTCTTTATGGCAATATTTATCCAGTTGCTCCCCTCAAAAATCTCTGCCGAGACAAGGATCCGCTGCGCGTCAACAACCAGCACGCAGAACTCGGGATTATTTGATTACATCCTGCCGATTTTTGAAAAAAAGACAGGGATAAAGGTTGACGTTGTCGCAGTTGGCACAGGCGCGGCTATTGAAATAGGCAGGAGAGGCGATGCAGATGTTGTATTCGTTCACGCTAAAGAGCAGGAACTGAAGGCTGTTGAGGAAGGTTATTTCGTCAACCGACATGATGTAATGTATAACGATTTTGTTGTGATTGGCCCGTCAAACGGCCCTGCAAAGATAAGGAGTATGAAATCGGCTTCTGAGGTGTTCAAGAAGATAGCTGAAAGCAGCGCCTTCTTCGTGTCGCGCGGCGATAACTCAGGAACTCATACAAAAGAACTTTCCCTATGGAAAAAGACAGGGATAGAGCCGAAGGGACAGGGGTGGTATCTTGAGGTTGGTCAGGGGATGGAAAAGACCCAGAGAATCGCCAATGAAAAGCGCGCATACACGCTTACAGACAGGGGCACATGGCTTGCAACAAAAGATAAGGATAAACTTGAAATGTTAATAGTTCTTGAAGGCGATCCCGTATTGTTTAATCAGTACGGCGTCATGGCGGTAAATGCTGAAAAGCATAAACATGTAAAATACAGAGAGGCCATGGAGTTTATAAACTGGATTATATCAAAGGAAGGTCAGAATGCTATTGCGTCATTCAGGGATAAACACGGGGATCAGTTGTTTTTTCCCAATGCAAAGTAA
- a CDS encoding ABC transporter permease: MDSIIEGFKRAFLLIFNLDAELLSIIFLSLRVSGTALLIVCILGIPLSTLISLKKFPARGLFISVMNTFMGLPPVVVGLFVYMMLSRSGPVGFMGLLYTPSAMIIAQTILAFPIAVSLCHSAIISVNPIIKQASMTLGATPLQTSVTIIKEARYGIMSGVIAAFGRVMAEVGAILIVGGNIAGYTRVMTTTIALETDKGNFELAIALGIILLTISLLINSALHFIQRKGALPVNR; this comes from the coding sequence ATGGATTCAATAATAGAGGGGTTTAAAAGGGCGTTTTTACTTATATTTAACCTTGATGCGGAATTATTAAGCATAATATTCTTATCACTCAGGGTATCGGGAACTGCGCTTTTAATCGTGTGCATATTAGGTATTCCCTTATCCACGCTAATAAGCTTAAAAAAATTCCCTGCACGGGGATTATTTATAAGCGTCATGAATACCTTTATGGGGCTTCCTCCTGTTGTCGTCGGCCTTTTTGTTTATATGATGCTGTCAAGAAGCGGGCCCGTCGGTTTTATGGGACTCCTTTATACGCCCTCGGCAATGATTATCGCCCAGACAATACTCGCTTTTCCCATTGCGGTGTCACTCTGTCATTCAGCGATTATCAGCGTTAACCCTATCATAAAGCAGGCTTCAATGACACTGGGAGCAACACCCCTTCAAACCTCGGTTACCATAATAAAAGAAGCGCGGTATGGGATAATGTCAGGTGTGATTGCGGCATTTGGAAGGGTAATGGCAGAGGTCGGAGCGATTCTTATCGTTGGCGGAAATATTGCGGGATACACCCGCGTTATGACAACAACCATTGCTCTGGAAACAGACAAAGGGAATTTTGAACTTGCCATAGCGCTCGGAATTATACTTTTAACTATCTCGCTGCTCATAAACTCGGCGCTGCACTTTATACAGAGGAAAGGAGCGCTTCCGGTAAACAGATGA
- a CDS encoding ATP-binding cassette domain-containing protein: MSMRLNISEVRKSYNGKPVLNACSFSFDRNGVYVLTGSNGSGKSTLLRICALIENPDKGEVNYFSGDNIISKDIGLRRRITLVLPGIGLFNTTVFNNAAYGLKIRGDKSKEIERKVYDVLKFVGLIHKKNHNALTLSSGETQRLGIARAMAIEPEMLFLDEPTASIDNENTEIVENIILNMKKEGRSKIIIATHDMLQAERLADCMLIMDEGKISKV; the protein is encoded by the coding sequence ATGAGCATGAGACTTAATATATCCGAGGTCCGGAAAAGCTATAACGGAAAACCTGTTCTGAATGCCTGCTCCTTTTCTTTTGACAGAAACGGCGTTTATGTATTAACGGGATCTAATGGCAGCGGTAAATCCACGCTGCTCAGGATATGCGCCCTTATTGAAAATCCTGATAAAGGAGAGGTCAATTATTTCTCCGGCGATAATATAATTAGCAAGGATATCGGATTAAGACGAAGGATTACCCTTGTTTTGCCCGGGATTGGTTTGTTTAACACTACAGTTTTTAATAATGCAGCTTACGGGCTGAAAATAAGGGGAGACAAAAGCAAAGAGATAGAAAGAAAGGTCTATGATGTATTGAAATTTGTCGGACTCATTCATAAAAAAAATCACAATGCCCTTACGCTTTCAAGCGGCGAAACCCAGAGGCTCGGCATTGCAAGGGCAATGGCCATAGAGCCTGAGATGCTCTTTCTTGATGAGCCTACCGCATCCATTGATAATGAGAATACAGAGATTGTGGAGAATATAATCTTAAATATGAAAAAAGAAGGCAGATCCAAAATCATTATTGCCACCCATGATATGCTACAGGCTGAAAGGCTTGCTGATTGCATGCTCATCATGGATGAGGGGAAAATCAGCAAGGTTTAA
- a CDS encoding response regulator, translating into MPNILVVEDSPTMRQLIGFAMKRIAGSKVIEATDGVDALKKLSSEKIDLILADINMPVMDGLKLVSLVRGNPIYKDIPIIIITTEGAEEDKKRALAIGANAYLPKPIQTQELIKLVNGFINQPH; encoded by the coding sequence ATGCCGAATATTCTTGTGGTAGAAGATTCTCCGACGATGAGACAGCTCATCGGTTTTGCTATGAAAAGGATAGCAGGCTCAAAGGTGATTGAAGCAACGGACGGTGTTGATGCTTTGAAAAAATTATCTTCTGAAAAAATAGACCTCATACTTGCAGACATAAACATGCCTGTCATGGACGGCTTGAAACTCGTCAGCCTTGTAAGGGGCAATCCCATTTATAAGGACATACCTATAATAATAATAACAACAGAAGGCGCAGAGGAAGATAAAAAGAGGGCGCTTGCCATCGGAGCTAACGCATATCTTCCGAAACCGATACAAACGCAGGAACTTATAAAGCTCGTCAACGGTTTTATCAATCAGCCTCATTAG
- a CDS encoding GAF domain-containing protein — protein sequence MERETSIGKKADEFLQMFRKGEEFTQELLKENERLRFKLAQLEEAVERSGDEAKIRLYEERIKITEDELNSLKERFRQVEEENKDFAAKYVEVEDENNNLANLYVASYQLHSTLDFNEVLRIVLEIVINLIGAEKFAVLLIEEKTNELIPVGTEGIAISDVPKVRFGEGIIGTAAKEGESYFSENIHNNRGSISTENPIVCIPLKIKEHVIGVIAIYSLLIQKEKFSNVDYELFNLLAGHAATAIFSSKLYTQSERKLTTIQSFLDMLKEKPRR from the coding sequence ATGGAAAGAGAAACAAGTATTGGAAAGAAGGCTGATGAGTTTCTTCAGATGTTCAGAAAGGGAGAGGAGTTTACTCAAGAGCTTCTTAAGGAAAATGAGAGGTTGAGGTTCAAGCTTGCCCAGCTTGAAGAAGCTGTTGAGCGTTCAGGCGATGAGGCAAAGATAAGGCTTTATGAAGAGCGGATAAAGATTACGGAAGATGAACTGAATTCCCTCAAGGAAAGATTCAGGCAGGTTGAGGAAGAAAATAAGGATTTTGCGGCAAAGTATGTTGAAGTCGAAGATGAGAATAACAACCTTGCCAACCTCTACGTTGCAAGTTACCAGCTGCATTCAACTCTGGATTTCAATGAAGTTCTGAGAATAGTCCTTGAAATAGTGATAAACCTCATAGGCGCCGAGAAATTCGCAGTGCTCCTTATAGAAGAGAAAACAAACGAGCTTATCCCTGTCGGGACAGAAGGCATAGCCATTTCTGATGTTCCTAAGGTAAGGTTTGGCGAAGGGATTATAGGGACTGCTGCAAAAGAAGGCGAGAGCTATTTTTCTGAAAATATACATAATAACAGAGGCAGTATCTCTACCGAAAACCCCATAGTCTGTATCCCTTTAAAGATTAAGGAGCATGTGATAGGTGTTATTGCTATATATTCTCTTCTGATTCAGAAAGAAAAGTTCTCAAATGTTGACTACGAGCTTTTTAATCTGCTTGCAGGGCATGCAGCCACTGCTATTTTTTCTTCAAAACTATATACGCAATCAGAGAGGAAACTGACCACAATACAGAGTTTCCTTGATATGCTGAAAGAAAAGCCGAGGAGGTAG
- a CDS encoding chemotaxis response regulator protein-glutamate methylesterase, with the protein MTAKPKIKILIVDDSAYSRQSIRKMLEADPGIEVIGIASDGIEAMAKTLRLKPDLITLDFEMPAMDGFSFLRWLMKEKPTPVIMVSSYSDTKTVFKALELGAVDFIAKPTKKASVELQSIENDLLAKVKGIRNLRMDKLSKSLSLLSGDIEAQAKTDSVIGDIEVVAIGSSTGGPAALQIILTRLPHNFAASVVISQHMPKGFTGPLAERLDHISKLKIKEAEDGDVIEQGRVLICPGGCHMMFKKKGRGCHVRLKEAVKEDKYVPSVDLMMSSAAEHYGTKAMGVVLTGMGNDGKKGMLEIKSKGGYTIAESEETAVVFGMPAEVISAGAADSVLPLSEIPVELINIVNRG; encoded by the coding sequence ATGACAGCAAAACCAAAGATAAAAATTCTTATTGTTGATGATTCGGCTTACAGCCGGCAGTCGATAAGGAAGATGCTTGAGGCAGACCCGGGCATTGAGGTTATAGGCATAGCGTCTGACGGCATAGAGGCGATGGCAAAGACATTGAGACTGAAGCCTGACCTTATTACGCTTGATTTTGAAATGCCTGCCATGGACGGATTCAGTTTTCTGAGATGGCTGATGAAAGAAAAACCCACCCCTGTGATAATGGTCAGTTCTTATTCCGACACCAAGACAGTGTTTAAGGCGCTTGAACTGGGCGCTGTTGATTTTATTGCAAAGCCGACAAAGAAGGCGTCTGTGGAGCTGCAGAGCATAGAGAATGACCTTCTCGCAAAGGTAAAGGGAATAAGAAACCTCAGAATGGATAAGTTAAGCAAGAGTCTCAGCCTGTTGAGCGGCGATATTGAAGCACAGGCCAAAACTGATTCAGTGATAGGCGACATAGAAGTTGTGGCAATAGGCTCGTCAACAGGCGGGCCTGCGGCGCTGCAGATAATCCTTACGCGGCTTCCGCATAATTTTGCTGCGTCGGTAGTTATAAGCCAGCACATGCCAAAGGGTTTTACCGGGCCTCTGGCTGAAAGGCTGGACCATATCTCTAAGCTTAAAATAAAAGAAGCGGAAGACGGTGATGTTATTGAACAGGGGAGGGTGTTGATTTGCCCTGGCGGTTGCCACATGATGTTTAAGAAAAAAGGGCGCGGATGTCATGTGCGGTTAAAAGAAGCTGTCAAAGAGGACAAGTATGTGCCTTCGGTTGATTTAATGATGTCATCTGCCGCAGAACATTACGGGACCAAGGCAATGGGTGTTGTTCTTACAGGCATGGGGAATGACGGGAAAAAGGGGATGCTGGAAATTAAATCAAAAGGCGGTTATACTATAGCTGAATCAGAGGAAACAGCCGTGGTTTTTGGAATGCCTGCTGAAGTCATAAGCGCAGGAGCAGCGGACAGCGTGCTTCCGCTCTCTGAAATACCGGTGGAGTTAATAAATATAGTTAACAGAGGGTAA